A part of Actinobaculum sp. 313 genomic DNA contains:
- a CDS encoding gamma-glutamyl-gamma-aminobutyrate hydrolase family protein (Members of this family of hydrolases with an active site Cys residue belong to MEROPS family C26.): MTISSTPMKPFLFAVCRPEGTIAQDEWNSFAAFGGLDPHSDIVRVSMVDASAPNPAELDLTGEYSGVVITGSPFGYSEVDAHGIPTVLEDRAEQLAQRVITEDIPTLAICFGLQAITRTLGGSLVGGFAEDLQAPAITLTEAALSDPLTRHLEPVIYGYTGHSDAIGVLPGDATVLATGEFCQIQMVRWGRNVYGTQFHPEIEKEGMHIRINTYSDTYYPADEKEAVIARCDAADTTGANQIISAFVSRYWKART; encoded by the coding sequence ATGACCATCTCGTCCACGCCCATGAAGCCCTTCCTGTTTGCCGTATGCCGACCGGAGGGCACAATCGCGCAGGACGAGTGGAATTCCTTCGCTGCTTTCGGAGGTCTGGATCCGCACAGCGACATCGTGCGCGTCTCCATGGTGGATGCCTCGGCTCCCAACCCGGCGGAGCTCGACCTGACCGGTGAGTATTCCGGCGTCGTCATCACCGGTTCACCCTTCGGTTACAGCGAGGTGGATGCGCACGGCATTCCCACAGTCCTAGAGGACCGCGCAGAGCAACTAGCCCAACGTGTCATAACCGAGGACATCCCCACCCTGGCGATATGTTTCGGCCTACAAGCCATCACTCGCACACTCGGTGGCTCACTGGTGGGCGGCTTCGCGGAAGACCTGCAGGCACCCGCGATTACGCTTACCGAAGCAGCTCTTTCCGATCCTCTCACCCGGCACCTGGAACCTGTTATCTACGGATACACTGGCCATTCCGACGCTATTGGCGTCCTGCCAGGCGACGCCACGGTTCTCGCCACCGGCGAATTCTGTCAAATCCAGATGGTGCGCTGGGGTAGAAACGTATACGGCACCCAGTTTCATCCGGAGATAGAAAAGGAAGGCATGCATATCCGTATCAACACCTATAGCGATACCTACTACCCCGCCGATGAGAAGGAAGCCGTCATAGCCCGCTGCGACGCAGCGGATACCACTGGTGCCAATCAGATTATCTCGGCCTTCGTCTCCCGTTACTGGAAAGCTCGAACATAA
- a CDS encoding metallophosphoesterase, whose protein sequence is MANALARAGRSIWRGAKRTATASAVAAATAGTWGLLEAQAYTLRRRTVLLDGAQAGNPTSAGRTLRILHLSDSHLLGWQHRRAAWIEELAATEPDLVVLTGDLIASPAALTPLFSSLSPFAGTAGTFVFGSNDYYLPQPKNPLSYLAANTTPQASENEKRAEQPWQELQSGLEAFGWHDLTNQRAHLDIGNWSLDAVGVDDPHLDRDEYPLPLGDSPQGSPQCGTPYTPAPQQVVGTTPDGATYLRIGLTHAPYKRILDAMTADGCALVFAGHTHGGQICLPGAGALVTNCDLEREYASGLFQWPPTGKGVMHGDGTVPTGTERRPTAWVNVSAGLGTSPFAPMRIACRPEAVLLDLAVI, encoded by the coding sequence ATGGCTAATGCTCTTGCGCGCGCCGGGAGAAGTATCTGGCGGGGGGCTAAACGTACCGCGACGGCATCCGCAGTAGCGGCAGCAACCGCTGGCACGTGGGGCCTCCTCGAGGCGCAAGCCTATACACTTCGGCGCCGGACAGTTCTTCTCGATGGCGCCCAAGCCGGTAATCCGACATCTGCTGGCCGCACACTTCGCATATTGCATCTATCCGATTCTCACTTGCTGGGTTGGCAGCATCGCCGTGCGGCCTGGATTGAAGAACTGGCGGCTACTGAGCCCGACCTCGTTGTTCTCACGGGGGATCTGATTGCCTCCCCAGCAGCGTTGACTCCGCTGTTCTCCTCTTTATCTCCGTTTGCGGGCACGGCGGGCACCTTCGTCTTCGGCTCTAACGATTACTACCTGCCGCAGCCCAAGAACCCGTTGAGTTACCTGGCGGCGAACACCACACCCCAGGCAAGTGAGAACGAAAAGCGTGCGGAACAGCCCTGGCAGGAGTTGCAAAGCGGCCTGGAAGCCTTCGGATGGCACGACCTGACGAACCAGCGCGCACATCTCGACATCGGTAATTGGAGTCTTGACGCCGTGGGAGTCGATGATCCGCACTTGGACCGCGACGAATATCCGCTCCCGCTGGGAGACTCCCCGCAGGGATCGCCACAGTGCGGCACTCCGTACACCCCCGCTCCTCAGCAAGTTGTTGGCACAACGCCTGACGGAGCAACGTATCTGCGCATCGGACTGACCCACGCACCATACAAGCGGATTCTCGATGCGATGACGGCAGACGGGTGCGCACTGGTGTTCGCCGGGCATACGCATGGCGGGCAAATCTGCCTTCCTGGAGCTGGGGCATTGGTGACAAACTGCGACCTGGAACGTGAATACGCCTCGGGCCTGTTCCAGTGGCCGCCCACCGGCAAGGGCGTCATGCACGGGGACGGGACGGTGCCAACGGGCACCGAGCGGCGTCCCACCGCCTGGGTCAATGTCTCCGCAGGTTTGGGCACATCACCCTTCGCTCCGATGCGGATTGCGTGCCGCCCGGAGGCGGTGTTGCTGGATCTCGCAGTGATCTGA
- a CDS encoding glutamate--cysteine ligase, with protein sequence MLIKFAPSQRSTIGVEWELQLINPQTNALAECAPEVLEAVEKQRPEHGILHSEMLRNTVELVSRKRTSVAECAADMNEGLSLLQPVLDELGVELAGGGSHPFANPTHELVSEHPRYKELVDRTQYWGRQMLIFGTHVHVGVEDRAKALPIARFLTTKIGLLQALTAASPFWDGIDTGYADNRAMMFQQLPTAGIPPELPTWENLEEYTDNMMRVGAIHHFDELRWDVRPAPHFGTVEARIADSSSNLAEVRALAALVHCLVEWASRELDAGRELPTLPHWYVEENKWRAARYGVGALLIDTDDGELMPMMLALPDLVEQLLPVAEDLDCAADLALAPQLVSDGVGYVRQRLVSKRAGTLDAVVAHSRAELKAGTPIAPALFVARQWRGSEEATRSEGSGHTPESGNPDEQSGDAQPHSTVLIPRSDAIDAQPHIRDAYLRTPGSHSSDLSLQLGGEQSAAASKATEKDRPEEWGAGAA encoded by the coding sequence ATGCTCATCAAGTTTGCTCCATCGCAGCGCTCCACCATCGGGGTGGAGTGGGAACTACAGCTCATCAACCCACAAACGAACGCGCTGGCCGAATGCGCGCCGGAGGTCTTGGAGGCAGTCGAGAAGCAGCGTCCCGAACACGGCATCCTCCACAGTGAAATGTTGCGCAACACGGTTGAACTGGTCTCCCGCAAGCGGACCAGCGTCGCCGAATGCGCCGCAGACATGAACGAAGGCCTGAGCCTGCTACAGCCTGTACTCGACGAGCTGGGAGTTGAACTTGCGGGAGGCGGAAGCCACCCCTTTGCCAATCCCACCCACGAACTGGTCTCCGAGCATCCCCGCTACAAGGAGCTCGTTGATCGTACCCAGTATTGGGGCCGTCAGATGCTGATCTTTGGTACGCATGTGCACGTCGGCGTCGAAGACCGGGCGAAGGCACTGCCCATCGCTCGGTTCCTCACCACTAAAATCGGCCTGCTCCAAGCGCTGACGGCCGCTTCCCCCTTCTGGGACGGTATCGACACCGGCTACGCCGATAACCGCGCCATGATGTTCCAACAGCTGCCCACGGCCGGTATCCCGCCCGAGCTTCCTACCTGGGAGAACCTGGAGGAATACACGGACAACATGATGCGGGTAGGAGCGATCCACCACTTCGACGAGCTACGCTGGGATGTCCGCCCCGCCCCACATTTCGGCACCGTTGAGGCACGGATAGCGGACTCGTCATCGAATCTGGCGGAAGTCCGGGCACTGGCAGCGCTCGTTCATTGCCTGGTGGAGTGGGCATCCCGCGAACTGGATGCCGGCAGAGAGCTACCCACCCTGCCTCACTGGTACGTCGAGGAGAACAAGTGGCGCGCGGCCCGCTACGGTGTGGGCGCGCTCCTGATTGACACCGACGACGGCGAACTCATGCCCATGATGCTGGCGCTACCCGATCTGGTGGAACAACTGCTCCCCGTCGCGGAAGACCTCGATTGCGCTGCCGACCTCGCCCTGGCGCCGCAGCTCGTCTCCGACGGCGTGGGCTATGTGCGCCAACGGCTGGTGTCGAAGCGCGCCGGAACGCTGGACGCCGTCGTCGCGCATTCGCGGGCCGAACTGAAAGCAGGAACGCCAATCGCACCCGCCCTTTTCGTGGCCCGGCAGTGGCGCGGTAGCGAAGAGGCCACTCGTAGCGAAGGCTCCGGCCACACGCCCGAGTCTGGCAATCCCGACGAGCAGTCCGGCGACGCGCAGCCGCATTCCACCGTTCTCATTCCCCGGTCCGATGCCATCGACGCGCAACCGCATATTCGCGACGCCTACCTGCGCACACCCGGCTCGCATTCGAGTGACCTCAGTTTGCAGTTGGGCGGCGAACAGTCTGCGGCGGCGAGCAAGGCGACCGAGAAGGATCGCCCGGAGGAGTGGGGCGCCGGCGCCGCCTAG
- the aroB gene encoding 3-dehydroquinate synthase, translated as MEEIRVKLVRTVDESYPIVIGHGATACVSDLANRDGLASRRIAIITDTTVEKLAAGALAEDLRLTGRDVRVIAFPAGEKNKTRQTKEAIEDQLIAAGFGRDTLVIALGGGVVTDLAGFVAATYTRGVPYLSVSTTLLGAADASVGGKTAVDTPAATNLIGAFHQPVAVVIDLDRWLTLSDSQIREGLGETVKQACLADAEFFAALEDAFVTRGLTPAEFVRDDALTVLTARRNCEIKRDFVASDVHEGNRRMGLNLGHTIGRALESALGYTLSHGYCVAIGLALQARWGATFGYVSSGDVARLERLLGAIGLPYRLPEGVDVSRIMDAMWHDKKGTTNTIRFVFQRGVGDLMVFDCGRYARPVQESAIRAFLESQVAAGQ; from the coding sequence ATGGAAGAGATCCGGGTCAAGTTGGTGCGCACGGTCGATGAGTCGTATCCGATTGTTATCGGGCATGGAGCAACCGCATGTGTTTCCGATCTTGCCAATCGCGACGGTCTCGCCTCCCGGCGTATCGCCATCATTACCGATACCACGGTGGAAAAGCTTGCTGCGGGCGCGCTCGCGGAGGATCTGCGTCTTACTGGCCGCGACGTCCGCGTTATTGCCTTCCCTGCCGGGGAGAAGAATAAAACACGGCAGACGAAGGAAGCCATTGAGGATCAACTAATCGCCGCCGGATTCGGACGCGACACCCTGGTGATCGCGCTGGGTGGTGGTGTGGTCACCGACTTGGCCGGTTTCGTTGCCGCGACGTACACGCGTGGAGTTCCGTACCTTTCCGTCTCCACCACGCTGCTGGGTGCCGCGGATGCTTCCGTGGGTGGGAAGACTGCGGTTGACACCCCGGCGGCCACTAACCTCATCGGTGCCTTCCACCAGCCCGTCGCCGTGGTGATAGATCTGGATCGTTGGCTCACCCTGTCCGACTCGCAGATACGCGAAGGGCTGGGGGAAACGGTGAAACAGGCCTGCTTGGCCGACGCGGAGTTCTTCGCCGCCTTGGAGGACGCGTTTGTTACCAGGGGCCTCACCCCGGCTGAGTTCGTGCGCGACGACGCCCTCACCGTCCTCACGGCGCGCCGCAATTGCGAAATCAAGCGGGATTTCGTGGCGAGCGACGTACACGAGGGCAATCGCCGCATGGGCCTAAACCTGGGCCACACCATTGGGCGGGCACTCGAATCCGCGTTGGGCTACACGCTCAGCCACGGGTACTGCGTTGCGATCGGATTGGCATTGCAAGCGCGCTGGGGAGCAACTTTCGGCTACGTCAGTTCCGGCGATGTGGCCCGCCTGGAGCGTCTGCTGGGGGCTATTGGTCTGCCGTACCGGTTGCCGGAGGGTGTCGATGTCAGCCGGATCATGGACGCCATGTGGCATGACAAGAAGGGAACGACTAACACCATCCGTTTCGTCTTCCAGCGGGGGGTCGGCGACCTCATGGTCTTCGACTGCGGGCGATACGCACGCCCGGTGCAGGAGAGTGCGATCCGGGCTTTTCTCGAATCGCAGGTTGCAGCGGGGCAGTGA
- a CDS encoding FMN-dependent NADH-azoreductase yields the protein MARVLIVRSHPLDARASRTMRLTAIFEEEYRKHHPKDEITNLNLYEVAIPEIDLDLLNGWNELGEGVPFIHLSIAEQAKITLFRHYTEQFVAADKVVIANPLWNLQVPTRLKAWIDTINVAGVTFRYNDDGTAVGLVPGKKILHIQTAGGIFRGADPANQYLRTIFGFLGVQSFEEIVAEGMDFDPEHAEEIMNEAAERALLLGQSF from the coding sequence ATGGCACGTGTGTTGATCGTTCGCAGTCATCCTCTTGACGCGCGAGCCTCGCGCACGATGCGGCTCACGGCGATTTTCGAAGAGGAATACCGTAAGCATCATCCGAAGGATGAAATCACCAATCTCAACCTGTACGAGGTCGCAATCCCGGAGATCGACCTAGACCTCCTCAATGGTTGGAACGAGCTGGGCGAGGGCGTGCCCTTCATCCATTTGAGTATTGCCGAGCAGGCCAAGATCACGCTCTTCAGGCACTACACCGAACAGTTCGTCGCCGCCGACAAGGTTGTTATTGCGAACCCGCTGTGGAACCTGCAGGTTCCCACACGCCTGAAGGCATGGATCGACACCATCAACGTTGCGGGAGTGACCTTCCGTTACAACGACGACGGAACCGCCGTCGGTCTCGTACCCGGCAAAAAGATCCTCCATATTCAAACCGCCGGGGGCATTTTCCGGGGTGCGGATCCCGCAAACCAGTACCTGCGCACGATTTTCGGCTTTCTCGGTGTGCAAAGCTTCGAAGAGATCGTGGCCGAAGGCATGGATTTCGACCCCGAGCATGCCGAGGAGATTATGAACGAGGCCGCAGAGCGCGCACTGCTATTGGGGCAGAGTTTCTGA
- a CDS encoding GntR family transcriptional regulator: MTDRSGDSPRIVLDLDDPTPPFEQVRRQISELIVAGALAEAARLPTVRQLAADLRVAPGTVARAYKELEAEGLVKTRRGAGTRVAPGQALPLRQRQMKLEQLTAGFVAAARRIGADGAAIRAAVEAALHEA, encoded by the coding sequence ATGACGGATCGGTCCGGCGATTCGCCGCGTATCGTGCTTGATCTCGATGACCCGACGCCGCCATTCGAACAGGTACGTCGTCAGATCAGTGAGCTTATCGTAGCCGGAGCCTTGGCCGAGGCGGCTCGGCTTCCTACGGTTCGGCAGCTCGCTGCGGATTTGCGTGTTGCGCCCGGAACCGTCGCACGCGCCTACAAGGAACTGGAAGCCGAAGGCCTGGTGAAAACGCGCCGCGGTGCAGGAACGCGAGTCGCTCCAGGGCAGGCGTTGCCACTGCGCCAGCGGCAGATGAAACTCGAGCAGTTGACGGCCGGATTCGTGGCTGCCGCCCGCCGGATCGGAGCCGACGGCGCCGCGATACGTGCGGCCGTGGAAGCCGCATTGCATGAGGCCTGA
- a CDS encoding histidine kinase has protein sequence MAHGADSTVVTVTVIQLVIMLAMFFSLAQVFSSHRKLALANETIRQLTRITERERIGADLHDIVGQSLTALSLKAQLTGKLLDKETPDATEQARQQLYEMQKLSQEALADVRRVVRDARRLSVAEEISAARELLKTAEIQLIVLGDPLEVDDDAERAAAHVVREAAANIVHHSVAATRCTIQTWQRGVRISDNSPVLPGPAREALTAGGSGLAGLEERVRGADGTLRYGRTKGGWQVEAVFPASQPQGSKSSGEDAVAIQGGDWALPTAVT, from the coding sequence TTGGCGCATGGGGCGGATAGCACCGTCGTCACCGTCACCGTAATCCAGCTTGTCATCATGCTCGCCATGTTCTTCTCCCTGGCGCAGGTTTTCAGCTCGCATCGCAAGCTTGCCTTGGCCAATGAAACGATCCGGCAACTCACGCGAATAACGGAGCGGGAGCGTATCGGTGCCGATCTACACGATATTGTCGGGCAGTCCCTCACGGCGCTCTCTCTCAAAGCACAACTCACCGGCAAGCTGCTGGATAAGGAGACGCCGGATGCCACCGAGCAGGCTCGCCAGCAGCTCTATGAAATGCAGAAACTCTCGCAGGAAGCACTGGCCGATGTGCGGCGGGTGGTTCGTGATGCCAGGCGCCTCAGTGTGGCCGAAGAAATATCGGCGGCACGCGAATTGCTGAAGACAGCAGAGATTCAACTGATCGTGCTTGGAGATCCGCTAGAAGTGGACGACGACGCCGAGCGCGCGGCCGCGCATGTGGTACGGGAAGCGGCCGCCAATATTGTTCATCACAGTGTCGCCGCCACACGGTGCACCATCCAGACCTGGCAAAGGGGTGTTCGCATCAGTGACAATTCGCCCGTCTTGCCCGGCCCCGCGCGCGAGGCGCTGACGGCAGGGGGAAGTGGCCTGGCCGGACTGGAGGAGCGTGTGCGTGGTGCGGACGGTACCTTGCGGTATGGACGCACGAAAGGCGGCTGGCAGGTGGAGGCGGTATTCCCCGCCTCGCAGCCGCAGGGCTCGAAGTCCTCCGGCGAGGATGCGGTGGCGATTCAGGGCGGCGATTGGGCACTGCCAACCGCTGTGACTTAA
- a CDS encoding cation diffusion facilitator family transporter, which translates to MNEAHEHTGTDGRENREPSHWGVHGGHGDRHVGHEGGHAGHGEHGHNISITADRRYLWSALLLILGFMLGEVVVAVASGSLALLSDAGHMLSDAGAIAVALWVTHVAQRPAHGAWTYGFTRSEILSGLGNGLTILVVALVILVEAVRRLITPPEVEGVAVVVVAVIGIGVNLLATWLLAKANRSSLNIRGAYQHILTDLYGFIGTAAAGVVIMVTHWTRADAIASILVAAIMIHAGWGVGT; encoded by the coding sequence ATGAACGAGGCCCACGAACACACCGGCACAGACGGCCGCGAGAACCGCGAGCCGTCCCATTGGGGTGTACACGGTGGCCACGGCGATAGGCACGTTGGCCACGAAGGTGGGCACGCTGGCCACGGCGAACACGGGCACAATATATCGATCACTGCCGACCGCCGGTATCTGTGGAGCGCATTGCTCCTCATCCTCGGTTTCATGCTTGGCGAGGTTGTCGTCGCCGTCGCCTCTGGATCACTGGCACTGTTGTCCGACGCCGGGCACATGCTTTCCGACGCCGGTGCGATTGCCGTCGCCCTCTGGGTTACACATGTAGCACAGCGCCCGGCGCACGGCGCATGGACCTACGGCTTCACTCGCTCCGAGATCCTCTCGGGCCTCGGCAATGGCCTGACAATCCTCGTCGTCGCCCTCGTCATCCTCGTGGAGGCGGTGCGTCGTCTCATTACTCCGCCGGAAGTGGAGGGCGTCGCCGTCGTCGTGGTGGCCGTCATCGGGATCGGTGTGAACCTACTCGCCACCTGGTTGCTGGCCAAAGCCAACCGCTCCAGCTTGAATATCCGCGGCGCGTATCAGCACATACTCACCGACCTCTACGGCTTCATCGGCACCGCTGCGGCAGGGGTGGTCATTATGGTGACGCACTGGACGCGGGCGGATGCGATCGCCTCAATCCTGGTGGCGGCCATTATGATCCACGCCGGGTGGGGGGTTGGTACGTGA
- a CDS encoding ABC transporter ATP-binding protein: MKTTTSALEARALSKSFGAVHAVRGIDLTVQRGEIVALLGPNGAGKTTTLDMILGLSTPSSGTISVYGGTPRQAIRSGRLGAVLQSGGLLGEYKVAELIRMIAGTLPHHLPVDVVLTRANLTEIANRRISKCSGGEQQRVRVALALLSDPDLLILDEATTGMDVTARHHFWDGMRAEAERGKTIVFATHYLAEAEEFAQRTVIMNRGVIAADGLTAQVRSQFSSQRITLGFDGEANSVAAAARLSQVGVVSREGTTLQLLGEDTVSLARAALACVGVVKISITDSSLDEAFGLLTSEGGVAADDAHPEAVHPHMNMLPKP; encoded by the coding sequence ATGAAGACCACGACGTCGGCTCTGGAAGCAAGAGCCCTATCCAAATCCTTCGGGGCGGTGCATGCGGTGCGCGGAATCGACCTGACTGTGCAACGCGGTGAGATTGTCGCTCTCCTCGGCCCCAATGGAGCGGGAAAAACCACCACTCTCGACATGATTCTCGGCCTGTCCACCCCATCCTCAGGCACCATCAGCGTGTACGGCGGCACGCCGCGCCAGGCGATTAGGAGCGGAAGGCTCGGCGCCGTGCTGCAAAGCGGCGGCCTACTGGGAGAATACAAGGTGGCGGAGTTGATCCGCATGATCGCAGGCACACTCCCGCATCATCTTCCCGTTGATGTCGTTTTGACCCGGGCCAACCTCACCGAGATCGCCAACCGGCGTATCTCCAAATGTTCCGGTGGAGAACAGCAGCGAGTGCGGGTGGCCCTGGCGCTCCTGTCCGATCCGGACCTTCTGATTCTGGATGAGGCAACAACCGGCATGGATGTCACGGCTCGTCATCATTTCTGGGACGGCATGCGGGCGGAGGCTGAGCGTGGCAAGACCATCGTTTTCGCCACCCACTATCTGGCCGAGGCAGAAGAGTTCGCCCAGCGGACCGTCATCATGAACCGTGGCGTGATTGCCGCCGACGGCCTCACGGCGCAGGTCCGCAGCCAATTCTCCTCCCAGCGCATCACGCTCGGGTTCGACGGCGAAGCGAACAGTGTAGCCGCCGCCGCGCGACTCAGCCAGGTGGGAGTCGTTTCGCGCGAGGGCACCACGCTCCAGTTACTTGGCGAGGATACCGTTTCGCTCGCCCGCGCAGCCTTGGCATGTGTCGGCGTAGTCAAAATCTCCATCACCGATAGTTCACTGGACGAGGCCTTCGGCCTGCTTACCAGCGAGGGTGGCGTAGCCGCCGACGACGCACACCCCGAGGCCGTGCACCCCCACATGAACATGCTTCCCAAGCCCTAG
- a CDS encoding ABC transporter permease translates to MPTATRKENGPDEALTSTGRPECPRVKPLQGLGSLFRHQFRHTVLYPGLIGFSVGLPLVMYFMFGASQSYSTQWIGHANVACAVMFGMGRTAHFWGGQYGRAGGRGTRPGWSRQLALTPVSVHTNFVLKILLALCGALLSLLVLMVAGSLTGAHAQGHIWVVVPLLILAGCICAGTMGIMTGYLVRSDAAYSIIGGVSVIFGFLAGAFLPLDLMPSFFRVVAPYTPLHGIYSLSQWPMGSGEFNWLWLVNIGAWTAVCCVVAIWRMRRDTERG, encoded by the coding sequence ATGCCTACCGCTACCCGCAAGGAAAACGGGCCAGACGAAGCCCTCACAAGCACCGGGCGCCCGGAGTGCCCACGTGTTAAGCCACTGCAGGGCCTCGGCTCACTCTTCCGTCACCAGTTCCGGCACACCGTGCTCTATCCGGGCCTCATCGGATTCTCGGTAGGCCTACCACTGGTCATGTACTTCATGTTTGGTGCCTCGCAGAGTTATTCGACTCAGTGGATCGGGCATGCCAATGTCGCCTGCGCGGTGATGTTTGGCATGGGGCGTACGGCGCATTTCTGGGGCGGCCAGTATGGGCGCGCAGGTGGGCGTGGAACGCGGCCAGGGTGGAGTCGTCAACTCGCCTTAACACCGGTCAGTGTACACACCAATTTCGTGCTGAAAATACTGCTGGCACTGTGCGGTGCGCTGCTCTCCCTGCTGGTTCTCATGGTGGCAGGCTCTCTGACCGGAGCACATGCTCAGGGGCACATCTGGGTGGTGGTGCCACTGCTCATTCTGGCGGGCTGTATCTGCGCCGGCACAATGGGAATAATGACCGGCTACCTGGTCCGCTCCGATGCCGCTTACTCGATTATTGGAGGAGTCAGCGTTATCTTCGGTTTCCTTGCCGGAGCGTTCCTACCATTGGATCTTATGCCGAGTTTCTTCCGTGTAGTCGCTCCCTACACACCTCTGCACGGGATCTATAGCCTCAGCCAGTGGCCGATGGGAAGCGGAGAATTCAACTGGCTCTGGCTAGTGAATATCGGGGCATGGACGGCTGTGTGCTGCGTTGTCGCTATCTGGCGTATGCGCCGCGATACCGAGCGCGGCTAG